One Aspergillus oryzae RIB40 DNA, chromosome 2 genomic window carries:
- a CDS encoding glycoside hydrolase family 15 protein (predicted protein) has product MRNNLLFSLNAIAGAVAHPSFPIHKRQSDLNAFIETQTPIAKQGVLNNIGADGKLVEGAAAGIVVASPSKSNPDYFYTWTRDAGLTMEEVIEQFIGGDATLESTIQNYVDSQAKQQAVSNPSGGLSDGSGLAEPKFYVNISQFTDSWGRPQRDGPALRASALIAYGNSLISSDKQSVVKANIWPIVQNDLSYVGQYWNQTGFDLWEEVQGSSFFTVAVQHKALVEGDAFAKALGEECQACSVAPQILCHLQDFWNGSAVLSNLPTNGRSGLDTNSLLGSIHTFDPAAACDDTTFQPCSSRALSNHKLVVDSFRSVYGINNGRGAGKAAAVGRYAEDTYQGGNPWYLTTLVAAELLYDALYQWDKQGQVNVTETSLPFFKDLSSNVTTGSYAKSSSAYESLTSAVKTYADGFISVVQEYTPDGGALAEQYSRDQGTPVSASDLTWSYAAFLSAVGRRNGTVPASWGSSTANAVPSQCSGGTVSGSYTTPTVGSW; this is encoded by the exons atgcGGAAcaaccttcttttttccctcaATGCCATTGCTGGCGCTGTCGCGCATCCGTCCTTCCCTATCCATAAGAGGCAGTCGGATCTCAACGCCTTCATTGAGACACAGACACCCATCGCCAAACAGGGCGTCCTCAATAATATCGGCGCTGATGGCAAGCTTGTTGAGGGGGCTGCCGCTGGTATCGTTGTAGCCTCCCCATCCAAGAGTAATCCCGACT actTCTATACCTGGACGCGCGATGCTGGCCTCACCATGGAAGAAGTGATAGAGCAATTCATCGGGGGAGATGCGACTCTCGAGTCCACAATCCAGAATTATGTTGACTCTCAAGCGAAGCAGCAGGCAGTCTCCAACCCATCAGGCGGCCTGTCGGATGGCTCGGGTCTTGCTGAACCCAAATTTTACGTCAATATCTCTCAATTCACCGATTCCTGGGGCCGACCCCAGCGCGACGGGCCAGCCTTACGTGCTTCCGCCTTGATCGCATATGGCAACTCTCTGATTTCCAGCGACAAACAATCTGTTGTCAAAGCTAACATCTGGCCAATTGTCCAGAATGACTTGTCTTATGTGGGTCAATACTGGAACCAGACCGGGTTTGATCTTTGGGAAGAGGTTCAGGgcagctccttcttcactgTTGCTGTGCAGCACAAAGCCTTGGTGGAGGGCGATGCGTTTGCAAAGGCACTCGGAGAGGAATGCCAGGCATGCTCCGTGGCGCCTCAAATCCTTTGCCATCTTCAGGACTTCTGGAATGGGTCTGCTGTTCTTTCTAACTTACCAACCAATGGGCGCAGTGGACTGGATACCAACTCTCTTTTGGGCTCCATTCACACTTTTGATCCAGCCGCCGCTTGTGATGATACAACATTCCAGCCCTGCTCCTCTCGCGCCCTGTCGAACCATAAGCTTGTGGTTGACTCTTTCCGGTCGGTCTACGGTATCAACAATGGACGTGGAGCAGGAAAGGCCGCGGCAGTGGGCCGCTACGCAGAGGACACCTATCAGGGAGGCAATCCATG GTATCTTACCACCCTGGTCGCTGCGGAATTGCTCTACGACGCCTTGTATCAGTGGGACAAACAAGGTCAAGTGAACGTCACTGAAacttcccttcccttcttcaAGGACCTCTCCAGCAATGTCACCACCGGATCCTACGCCAAGTCTTCCTCAGCCTATGAGTCGCTTACGAGCGCTGTCAAGACCTACGCAGACGGCTTCATCTCCGTTGTCCAGGAGTATACTCCCGATGGCGGTGCTTTGGCTGAGCAGTACAGTCGGGACCAGGGCACCCCAGTTTCGGCATCCGATCTGACTTGGTCTTATGCAGCTTTCTTGAGTGCTGTTGGACGACGAAACGGCACTGTCCCTGCTAGCTGGGGCTCTTCCACGGCCAACGCAGTTCCAAGCCAATGTTCGGGGGGTACAGTTTCTGGAAGTTACACTACCCCAACTGTTGGGTCGTGGTAG
- a CDS encoding glycoside hydrolase family 71 protein (predicted protein), translated as MKIKPFVLGIASVLSSLVDALPSAGNDTSQPQASDRMVFAHFMIGIVSNRKSAADFDSDMKRAKELGIDAFALNIGVDRVDPFTDTQLEFAYQSAANNDMKVFISFDFNWWKEDSEASQVGQKIAKFGGKPAQLMMDGKIFVSSFAGDRVDVNAIRSAAGRPIYWAPNYHRPESADISKVDALLNWMAWPNDGNNKAPKPGRLVTVQDGDKKYMNALGGKPYIAPVSPWFSTHFGPEVPYSKNWVFPSDNLWYERWVEMLNLKPRFIEIVTWNDYGESHYIAPLASPHTDDGCSKYVNDMPHNGWMELARPFIAAYKAGASSVNEYIKEEQLIYWYRPSPRGANCDATDTCMVPADNSSGNYFMGRPNGWESMDDVVFVVSMLKSPANIQISSGNSQQVFEAKAGATAFKAPMGVGKQSFAVVRDNKMVLAGTSPKDIIEGCVCGIYNFNAFVGMLPPEPLDPLQPDSLSRFAQGLKVQCEAKPSLKPPPPPPSTINPNPPTNPPTNPPPTNNPPPPSTTQNPPPQPPPTNNPPPPNQPPPNQPPGTVCTGGTGENNYKGLCDFCCHFGYCPPGPCTCNAYGAPIPAPPSTGQRGVPADGMDDSYKGLCSFACDHGYCPQGACKLV; from the exons ATGAAGATCAAGCCCTTTGTTCTAGGCATAGCCTCCGTGCTCAGCTCCCTTGTGGACGCACTACCGAGCGCAGGCAATGATAccagccagccacaggcATCTGACCGAATGGTCTTTGCACATTTCATG ATCGGAATCGTCAGTAACCGCAAGTCGGCTGCCGATTTCGACAGTGACATGAAACGCGCGAAAGAGCTAGGGATCGACGCCTTCGCTCTCAACATTGGTGTGGACCGTGTTGATCCCTTCACAGATACACAATTAGAGTTTGCTTACCAGTCGGCCGCGAACAATGACATGAAGGTTTTCATATCCTTCGACTTCAACTGGTGGAAGGAAGATTCGGAGGCCTCTCAAGTTGGGCAGAAGATTGCCAAGTTTGGGGGGAAGCCAGCACAGCTCATGATGGATGGCAAGATTTTCGTCTCATCTTTTGCTGGTGACCGAGTGGATGTGAACGCGATCCGTTCTGCTGCTGGCCGGCCGATCTACTGGGCTCCCAACTACCATCGACCGGAGAGTGCTGATATCTCCAAAGTTGATGCTCTGCTCAACTGGATGGCCTGGCCCAATGATGGTAATAACAAGGCACCTAAGCCAGGTCGCCTCGTGACCGTTCAGGACGGTGATAAAAAGTACATGAATGCGTTGGGAGGCAAACCCTATATCGCTC CCGTCTCTCCTTGGTTCTCCACCCACTTTGGTCCCGAAGTCCCATATAGCAAAAACTGGGTCTTCCCATCCGATAATCTCTGGTATGAGCGATGGGTTGAGATGCTGAACCTCAAGCCACGCTTCATTGAAATTGTCACTTGGAATGACTACGGCGAATCGCATTACATTGCCCCTCTGGCCTCCCCTCATACAGACGACGGATGCTCCAAATATGTCAATGACAT GCCACACAACGGCTGGATGGAACTAGCCCGACCCTTCATAGCCGCCTACAAAGCGGGCGCCTCATCCGTCAACGAATatatcaaagaagaacaattGATCTACTGGTATCGACCCTCTCCTCGCGGCGCAAACTGCGACGCCACGGACACCTGCATGGTGCCCGCAGACAACAGCTCCGGCAATTACTTCATGGGCCGGCCCAACGGCTGGGAATCCATGGATGACGTGGTCTTCGTCGTGTCCATGTTGAAATCGCCCGCCAATATCCAGATTTCCTCAGGGAACAGCCAACAAGTCTTCGAGGCCAAAGCCGGGGCCACGGCCTTCAAAGCCCCCATGGGCGTCGGGAAGCAGAGCTTCGCCGTGGTCCGCGACAACAAGATGGTCCTGGCCGGGACGAGTCcaaaggatatcatcgaggGATGTGTCTGCGGGATCTACAACTTCAACGCCTTCG TCGGAATGCTCCCCCCAGAGCCCCTAGACCCCCTCCAACCAGATAGTCTCTCCCGCTTCGCCCAAGGCCTCAAAGTCCAATGCGAAGCCAAACCCTCCCTaaaaccaccaccacctcccccaTCAACAATCAACCCTAACCCCCCGACAAACCCACCCACAAACCCCCCTCCAACCAACAATCCTCCACCCCCTTCCACAACCCAAAACCCACCCCCCCAACCACCGCCAACCAAcaaccctcctcccccaaaTCAACCTCCCCCAAATCAACCCCCGGGAACCGTCTGCACCGGTGGCACAGGCGAAAACAACTACAAAGGCCTCTGCGACTTCTGCTGTCACTTCGGCTACTGTCCCCCGGGACCATGCACCTGCAATGCCTACGGCGCTCCTATCCCGGCGCCGCCGAGTACAGGTCAGAGGGGTGTTCCTGCGGATGGGATGGATGATTCATATAAGGGGTTGTGTAGCTTTGCTTGTGATCATGGATATTGTCCGCAGGGGGCGTGTAAacttgtttga
- a CDS encoding uncharacterized protein (predicted protein): MVMATVGAAYGLGTPSATLTNNNDKDALLFGWINQFLALIAIGLGKVALVAFIDHLQKHEAKAKRAFLWFIAGSNFIVNMIAAILVFVQCSPAKKLWDERIPGRCPGRKRVQTFGYIQGLQAFSLPTKIGLSVLMGLGVVDIG, from the exons ATGGTCATGGCCACTGTGGGAGCAGCATACGGCCTCGGAACTCCCTCAGCTACCCTGACAAACAATAACGACAAGGATGCACTGTTGTTCGGCTGGATTAATCAGTTCTTGGCTCTCATTGCTATAGGCCTTGGGAAGGTTGCCCTTGTCGCTTTCATAGACCACCTCCAAAAGCACGAAGCAAAGGCCAAGAGGGCGTTCCTTTGGTTTATTGCCGGAAGCAATTTCATCGTCAATATGATTGCGGCTATTCTAGTCTTTGTTCAATGCTCCCCTGCAAAGAAGCTATGGGATGAAAGGATACCCGGACGTTGTCCCGGGCGGAAAAGAGTTCAGACCTTCGGGTATATCCAGGGAC TCCAGGCGTTCTCACTCCCAACCAAAATTGGCCTTTCTGTCCTTATGGGGCTGGGTGTAGT GGACATTGGCTGA
- a CDS encoding sugar porter family MFS transporter (predicted transporter (major facilitator superfamily)) encodes MASEEQVQTKDTLDGKSDIQGFSHHAEDILNDREPYGPPGLAGLVANPFVLMCAACSTLGGLLFGYDQGVVSVILVMDQFLERFPEVSPDSSGSGFWKGLMTAMIELGALLGALNQGWIADKISRRYSIIVAVIIFTIGSALQTGAVDYAMLTVARLIGGVGIGMLSMVAPLYISEISPPECRGTLLVLEEFCIVLGIVIAYWITYGTRFMAGEWSWRLPFLLQMVPGFVLIGGVAILPFSPRWLASKDRYEEALQSLSKLRRLPTTDKRVRQEFLDIQAEVRFHQEMNAEKHPNLQGGGLKDAFLLEMASWADCFKPGCWKRTHIGVGLMFFQQFVGINALIYYSPTLFETMGLDYDMQLLMSGILNVTQLVGVITTIWTMDSLGRRSLLLSGALLMTISHVIIAVLVGLYSDNWPAYRPQGWASVALLLVYMIAFGASWGPVGWAMPSEVFPSSLRAKGVALSTCSNWLNNFIIGLITPPLVQNTGFGAYTFFAVFCLLAFVWTFFFVPETKGRTLEQMDHVFKDNSSEAEEARRHAIEVELLRAEAERYAMEA; translated from the exons ATGGCGTCCGAGGAACAAGTACAGACGAAGGACACCCTCGATGGGAAATCCGATATCCAGGGATTCTCTCACCATGCAGAGGATATCTTGAATGATAGGGAGCCCTATGGCCCACCGGGCCTTGCGGGTCTAGTTGCCAACCCATTTGTCTTGATGTGTGCTGCCTGTTCCACTCTCGGAGGCCTGTTGTTCGGTTATGATCAAGGTGTCGTATCGGTCATCCTAGTTATGGACCAATTCCTAGAGCGGTTTCCTGAAGTGTCTCCTGACTCGTCGGGCTCGGGTTTCTGGAAGGGTTTGATGACAGCAATGATCGAGTTGGGTGCCTTGTTGGGAGCTTTGAATCAGGGTTGGATCGCGGATAAGATCTCCAGACGTTACTCTATTATTGTTGCGGTGATTATCTTTACCATTGGCTCTGCCCTCCAAACCGGTGCAGTCGACTACGCGATGTTGACGGTGGCTCGGTTGATCGGAGGTGTCGGCATCGGTATGCTGTCGATGGTTGCACCATTGTACATTTCTGAAATCA GTCCTCCCGAGTGTCGAGGTACTCTCTTGGTGCTGGAAGAATTCTGTATCGTCCTTGGAATCGTGATCGCTTACTGGATCACCTATGGTACCAGATTTATGGCTGGAGAGTGGTCCTGGAGACTTCCCTTCCTGCTGCAAATGGTTCCCGGCTTTGTTCTCATCGGAGGCGTCGCGATTCTCCCCTTCTCCCCCAGATGGCTAGCCTCTAAGGACCGGTATGAGGAAGCGCTCCAAAGTCTCTCGAAACTGCGGCGGCTACCTACTACCGACAAGCGTGTCCGCCAGGAATTCCTGGATATTCAAGCAGAAGTTCGCTTCCACCAAGAAATGAACGCCGAAAAGCACCCTAATCTCCAGGGTGGCGGACTCAAGGAcgccttccttctcgaaaTGGCCTCTTGGGCGGATTGTTTCAAGCCCGGATGCTGGAAGAGAACTCATATTGGTGTTGGACTCATGTTTTTCCAACAG TTTGTCGGTATTAACGCGTTGATTTACTACTCTCCCACTCTATTCGAAACCATGGGCTTGGACTACGACATGCAGCTCTTAATGTCCGGAATCCTCAACGTCACACAATTAGTCGGAGTTATCACAACCATCTGGACAATGGACAGCTTGGGCCGACGATCCCTACTTCTCTCTGGCGCATTGTTAATGACTATCAGCCATGTAATCATCGCAGTCCTCGTCGGTCTATACTCGGACAACTGGCCCGCATACCGGCCACAGGGCTGGGCTTCCGTCGCTTTGCTATTGGTGTATATGATTGCGTTCGGCGCCAGTTGGGGCCCAGTAGGCTGGGCCATGCCTTCTG AGGTGTTCCCATCATCCCTCCGTGCAAAGGGTGTCGCGCTCTCAACGTGCTCCAACTGGCTCAATAACTTCATCATC GGCCTCATCACCCCACCCCTAGTCCAAAACACCGGATTCGGCGCCTACACCTTCTTCGCAGTATTCTGTCTCCTAGCATTCGTctggacattcttcttcgtccctGAAACCAAGGGCCGGACGCTCGAGCAGATGGACCATGTGTTCAAGGATAATTCAAGCGAAGCCGAAGAGGCTCGTCGTCATGCTATTGAGGTGGAGCTTCTTCGAGCCGAGGCGGAGAGATACGCGATGGAGGCTTGA
- a CDS encoding V-type ATPase assembly factor PKR1 (predicted protein): protein MGSFVEDLWASVFTPGPTPTLLVAANATFAALQLVLFLLLLATYSIHFIVLSVLSASLWWSINWFAQELAAVQAQEAEKEKTESKELLTEEDDDDKRKSEASRKTPGALDSTESDTETESLMERKISAVSAAAPPSTTAAATTTATLQPPEQQGGIRKRLSMSGESSGYI from the exons ATGGGCTCATTTGTGGAGGATCTTTGGGCTAGCGTCTTTACCCCGGGTCCCACTCCCACCTTGCTCGTCGCTGCTAACGCCACTTTCGCCGCACTCCAACTGgtcctcttcctgctcctcctcgcGACCTACAGCATCCACTTCATCGTTCTCTCCGTCCTCTCCGCCTCACTATGGTGGTCGATCAACTGGTTTGCTCAGGAATTGGCAGCGGTGCAGGCAcaagaagctgagaaggagaagacagAGTCGAAGGAACTGCTcacagaggaagacgacgatgacAAGAGGAAATCGGAAGCTAGTCGGAAAACACCGGGAGCTCTGGACAGCACAGAAAGTGACACCGAGACCGAGAGTCTGATGGAGCGTAAAATCTCTGCGGTGTCCGCTGCCGCTCCGCCGTCCACCACTGCCGCCGCCACTACGACGGCTACTCTTCAACCGCCGGAGCAGCAAGGAGGGATTCGGAAACGGCTGAGCATGAGCGGAGAGAGCTCCGGCTAT ATATAA
- a CDS encoding anaphase promoting complex subunit 2 (anaphase-promoting complex (APC), subunit 2) produces the protein MATTEPNRRRIFASVFPPVQLDGPKPKTKSRDPEQATWDRAWLAATKFLSIPDQGFRGIENYVPKAPGREVNDALAYLAADKGVMDREEWSCACEGGYFLICVWVGNFAKRLIRKIYFAPLMEYLLPLLGAVEQEKHVSPLLTREMMTHAVTILGIDTLEDDTVEDDEDSMEVDRRYSVSYRDWRDEPSAEVRVQMMTEGEDTRVTAARERLLSLFNDLELVGLGGVRAQKVFASVMNTMMTEFIRAAYSGQWEGPSKVSQHLRHWIENVYARLAVQVLAIINVPESGTKESDRLDVKLSDVEKWQEIGLSRLGALRTGELFDIIVEWPASSGAIEDLRHFTAYPAGRFQVTHSFSAVLDHRLLHPGASTVEILQIYISIIRAFNLLDPKGVLLDRIARPIRRYLRDRPDTVKVIVGGLMADPADARDQTSSGDTLVELSAELTKAHQNSLRSDRGELDWDDMNWMPDPIDAAPDYRKSKTSDVIGSLISLFDSKEAFVKEMQRMLADRLLQKRTDYDQEMSVLELLKLRFGDNALQACEVMMRDIFDSRRVDAVVRNDQDLTRKPAVSTSSSDDEDIPELHAKILSHFFWPEIQEQDFNVPEEILELQQRYAAGFASLKQSRKLTWLNGLGQVTVELDLEDRVFVDEVSTWQATVIYAFDSPSDDAVSKTANELAEELDMSVALVRSACLFWVSKRILAEVQRDTFRVLEVLPNEEDEAVGGTGVSGTDDNAGDASADTAAAAEAAAAAAAKESAEAAAMEKMNLYWQFIMGMLTNQGAMPLQRIVMMLKIAVPGGFPFSNEELREFLAGMVAKGKLEIVSGGNYKIVQ, from the exons ATGGCCACTACAGAACCCAACCGGCGACGTATATTCGCGTCCGTCTTCCCACCCGTTCAGCTCGACGGTCCGAAGCCTAAAACCAAGTCCCGAGACCCGGAGCAAGCGACGTGGGATCGGGCATGGCTGGCAGCGACGAAGTTCTTATCGATTCCGGACCAGGGGTTTCGCGGTATTGAGAATTATGTGCCCAAGGCGCCGGGGAGGGAGGTGAATGATGCGTTGGCGTATTTGGCGGCCGATAAGGGGGTTATGGATCGAGAGGAGTGGA GTTGCGCTTGTGAAGGTGGGTATTTCCTTATATGTGTGTGGGTTGGTAATTTTGCTAAGAGG TTGATACGGAAGATTTACTTTGCGCCTTTGATGGAGTATCTCCTCCCGTTGCTGGGCGCTgtggagcaggagaag CATGTCTCGCCATTGCTTACGAGAGAAATGATGACACATGCTGTTACGATACTGGGAATTGATACGTTGGAGGATGACactgttgaagatgatgaggatagcATGGAAGTGGACCGACGGTACTCCGTTTCATACCGAGATTGGCGGGACGAGCCCTCTGCAGAGGTTCGGGTGCAGATGATGACCGAAGGCGAGGATACGCGCGTTACGGCTGCCCGTGAACGATTATTGTCACTCTTTAACGACCTCGAGCTTGTTGGACTGGGTGGTGTCAGGGCTCAGAAAGTCTTTGCTAGCGTGATGAATACCATGATGACGGAGTTCATCAGGGCAGCGTATTCAGGGCAGTGGGAGGGGCCATCGAAGGTCTCACAACACCTTCGACACTGGATAGAGAATGTTTACGCTCGACTGGCTGTGCAGGTCTTGGCCATCATCAATGTCCCCGAGTCTGGAACCAAAGAGAGTGACCGTCTGGACGTGAAACTCAGCGACGTGGAAAAATGGCAGGAAATTGGCCTTTCTCGGCTTGGGGCACTTCGAACCGGGGAACTATTTGATATCATAGTCGAGTGGCCGGCGAGTAGTGGGGCGATTGAGGATTTGCGTCATTTCACGGCATACCCAGCAGGACGATTCCAGGTGACCCACTCATTCTCCGCTGTGTTGGACCATCGTCTTTTGCATCCGGGCGCTTCAACTGTGGAGATATTGCAGATCTATATATCGATCATCCGCGCGTTTAACCTGTTAGACCCAAAGGGTGTTCTTCTGGATCGAATTGCTCGGCCCATCCGCAGGTACCTTCGAGATCGGCCTGATACCGTGAAGGTTATTGTCGGGGGTCTTATGGCCGACCCAGCCGATGCTCGTGATCAGACTAGTTCTGGAGACACATTGGTTGAACTATCTGCAGAATTGACCAAGGCACACCAGAATTCTCTGAGGAGCGACAGAGGAGAGCTGGATTGGGATGACATGAATTGGATGCCTGATCCGATTGACGCAGCGCCCGACTACCGCAAGTCGAAGACCTCGGACGTCATTGGTAGCTTAATCAGCTTGTTCGATTCGAAGGAGGCCTTTGTGAAAGAAATGCAGAGAATGCTTGCAGACCGGCTGCTCCAAAAGCGAACAGACTATGATCAGGAGATGTCGGTGCTGGAACTTCTCAAGTTGCGCTTCGGTGATAATGCTTTGCAGGCTTGCGAGGTCATGATGCGTGATATCTTCGATTCGCGGCGGGTCGATGCGGTTGTAAGAAATGACCAAGACCTGACCAGGAAACCCGCCGTTTCTACGTCTAGctcggacgacgaagacaTCCCAGAGCTGCATGCCAAGATCTTGTCCCACTTTTTCTGGCCTGAGATCCAAGAGCAGGATTTCAACGTACCCGAGGAGATTTTGGAATTGCAGCAGCGTTATGCAGCAGGATTTGCGTCGCTCAAACAGTCCCGTAAGCTCACCTGGCTGAATGGTTTGGGACAAGTCACAGTCGAGCTGGATCTGGAGGACCGTGTGTTTGTGGACGAAGTGTCTACTTGGCAGGCGACCGTCATCTATGCATTCGACTCGCCGTCCGATGATGCAGTGAGCAAAACCGCCAATGAATTAGCGGAGGAATTGGACATGTCGGTGGCTTTGGTGCGCAGCGCATGTTTGTTCTGGGTCAGCAAACGTATCCTGGCCGAGGTGCAGCGGGATACCTTCCGTGTGCTGGAGGTTCTACCGAatgaggaggacgaggctgTCGGAGGTACTGGCGTATCAGGCACGGACGATAATGCAGGCGATGCATCGGCGgacacagcagcagcagccgaagcggcggcggcggcagcagcgaAGGAATCTGCAGAGGCGGcggcgatggagaagatgaacctGTACTGGCAGTTTATCATGGGAATGTTGACCAACCAAGGCGCAATGCCGCTGCAACGCAttgt
- a CDS encoding uncharacterized protein (predicted protein) gives MRSALELMVWSMKPIHCLPRSAPPAIGSSPLKPNAFLASRDEASHSASATRPRRSSLLSANFDRMGNDEDIEVVGSRRATPRKGSKYPFCARFDRLVRPQCGVGILATEALWWVALQARSNWKWARPAASPDNLLDKGGGDSTWKFTQDELHAVPDKLKSVRTGLKATAPTD, from the exons ATGCGCAGCGCT TTGGAACTGATGGTTTGGAGCATGAAGCCGATTCATTGCCTTCCGAGGTCCGCGCCGCCCGCGATCGGTTCCTCGCCTTTGAAGCCGAATGCCTTTCTTGCATCACGGGATGAAGCCAGCCATAGCGCTTCTGCTACGCGCCCCCGTCGTTCGTCTTTGTTGAGCGCCAATTTTGATCGTATGGGGAATGACGAAGACATAGAGGTTGTTGGAAGCCGCCGCGCTACCCCCCGTAAGGGTTCGAAGTACCCATTTTGTGCCCGTTTTGATCGTCTCGTCCGGCCGCAATGTGGCGTTGGTATTCT TGCCACCGAGGCGTTGTGGTGGGTGGCACTGCAGGCCCGGTCCAACTGGAAATGGGCCAGGCCTGCGGCTAGTCCTGATAATCTG CTCGAcaaaggaggaggagacaGCACTTGGAAGTTCACCCAGGATGAGTTGCACGCAGTCCCCGACAAACTCA AATCTGTCAGAACAGGGTTGAAAGCTACTGCGCCAACGGATTGA